The genomic DNA TAAACATGATTTTTATCCTTGGCCAGATTTTCTTCACCCAGCTCCTCAAAGGTTTCAACATCGACACCTTCTACAGGTGTACCTCCCCAGTAAACCTTCGTCTTATCTTTTATGTAAATCCCGTTTTCCCAAATCTTATAATTTTTCATATCAATATCCAGAATCTGTTTAGATTCATAAATATGATTTTTATCTTTGGCATATATATTCCCTATCTGAACAAATGTTTCAGGGTCTGCCCCTTCCATAATTTCTCCGTAATAATAAACATATCTGTTATCCTTAGTGTATATTTCGCTTTTCTTTCTGCTCTGGTCTGCTACTATTACGAATGTAGCAGGATTTGCGTCCTCTAATACACGATTCTCCATATATACACGGTTACTGTCTTTGGAATATGTATCCGAAAGAGGCTCAAAAGTATTTATATCTGCCCCGCTTATCTTTCTTCCGTCGTAATATACATTTTTATCATCTATAACATAGTTTTCCAGTAATATTCTGAATTTACTTATATTAATATTCAAAGGTTTTCCTTCTCTGTTGTATATTTTTTTTCTGTCTGAAAAATATTTCGGAATCTCCCCGCCTATTGCAAAAAATGTTTCCGGATCTGCTCCTTCCAGAATCATTTCCCGGTAATATACATGATTTTTATCTTTTGACATATAATCGCCCACAAGAACAAAACTTTCTATATCTGCTCCCGCTATTATTTTGTTTCCGAAATATATGTGCTCATTATCTTTGGCATAATCAAAACTGAGTATTTCAAAAGTTTTTTTATCTACATCATACATAGGATTCGTTTTATAATGAATTATATTAAATTTTTTTGCATAGGTACCGTTTAGAATGTTATCGTCCATTCCATCGTCTTTACTACAAGAAATTACTGTTGAAACTAAAATCAACGTTACTAGAAACTTCCTCATTCTTACTCCTTTACTATAATCTGATGAACTCTTTTCTGAAATCATAATCCGGAAGTTTTTCTTTTAATATTTTTTCATATTTTAAAATCTGCTCCTGATTATGGATTTCTCCGCTTTTAAAATCTAAAATAACTGCCTTTTTGCCAGTTCTGTCCAATAGTAATTTATCTATCCTGAAAACTTCACCTGTCACACCGTCTGTAATCTCAAATTCATTAAAAACTTCCCATGTCTTATAAAAAAGCTCCTTATTACCAAAAATAAAATTATCTGCTCTTTTAAATATTTCTTCCAGCTTTGACTTTCCCAGCATATTTCCATATTTTTGAAATACCTGGGATCTGGCAAAATATCTTTCTTCCTCACCCGCATACTTTATATTTTCAAAATAATAATGAATAGCTAATCCTTCTTTTCTTGAATTTTCTATTTCTAATGATTTTGTACTTTTTACTATTTTATCATATTTTTTATTTTCTATAAAATATTTCTTTATATTTATTTCTTTTTTCTCCGGCCTTTTACTCTCTTCCTCTTTATTTTGATATACTCCGTCTGTATAAAAAGAGCCTGCTACCTCTTCTATTTCAAGACCCGAGGCTTTGTAAAGGGCATTTTCCAGATTGTCATTTCTAAATCCTTTTTTTCCTGTATAATAAAAAATATATAAATTCGATTTTGCTCTTGTAAGTGCAACATAAAGATTATTTATTTTTTCGTCTTCCTCTTTTAGATCACTGTTTTTGGGAAATTTTCTGTATTCATCCAATAACTCTGTGATTCCTCTGTTTCTGCTGTTAAAGATTATGTAGTCCTCCACTTTGGTAAAAGTTTTGTCAAGCTCAGTGATGAATTCAAGTCCTCCCCTGTTATTTCCCTTTTTCCCCGAAGAATCTATCAGATAGTAAACTGTATTGTATTCCAGCCCTTTTGACTTATGTATTGTTGTTAATATTACGGCATTAGTTTCATTAAGTCCCTGAATTGACAGCAGCTCTTTATTCTCCTCTGTTTTACTCAAAAAATCCTCCATAGACTCAAATTTGAGCATTAGATTATAAAGATACAGAATATTTTTATACACAATACTGCTTTTTTCTTCTTTTATGATATTAAAATTTTCAAATATATACCTTACCTTATCAGTATACTCCATTTTCTCCGCTATAACCAGCTTTTTAAAAAAATCTTCAAGTACACCGGGTTTTTCTGACCTGCCCTCAAGGTATCCCTGAATCTTATATTTATTTTCCAGTATATACCTTAGATCCTCTGCA from Sebaldella termitidis ATCC 33386 includes the following:
- a CDS encoding DKNYY domain-containing protein, which produces MRKFLVTLILVSTVISCSKDDGMDDNILNGTYAKKFNIIHYKTNPMYDVDKKTFEILSFDYAKDNEHIYFGNKIIAGADIESFVLVGDYMSKDKNHVYYREMILEGADPETFFAIGGEIPKYFSDRKKIYNREGKPLNINISKFRILLENYVIDDKNVYYDGRKISGADINTFEPLSDTYSKDSNRVYMENRVLEDANPATFVIVADQSRKKSEIYTKDNRYVYYYGEIMEGADPETFVQIGNIYAKDKNHIYESKQILDIDMKNYKIWENGIYIKDKTKVYWGGTPVEGVDVETFEELGEENLAKDKNHVYSGDSVLEKLDPALLKYIGGPYYLYKNNILYLGSASLLGKKRKLETDIDGKNYVYMGDELIKDKKHVYYAGQRLKEVKPEELNTADDARKLKKKIIDGLLGIQKQRK